GGACGACAGGTCATGGAACTGGTGCGAAGGAACCTCTGCCCGCGGGATATCATGACCCGGCAGGCCTTTGAAAACGCCATCGCCGCCGTGCTCACCACCGGAGGTTCCACCAACAGCGTGCTGCACCTGCTGGCCGTCGCCCAGGAGTCGGGCGTGGACCTGCAGATCGAGGATTTCGACCGGATCAGCGAGAAGACGCCGCTGCTCGCCGACCTGAAACCGGGCGGGCGGTTCGTCGCCAACGACCTGTTCGCCGCGGGCGGCAACCGGCTCGTGGCCAAGCGCATGCTGGAAGGCGGCATGCTCCACGAGGATGCAATCACCGTTTCGGGCCGGACCATCGCCGAGGAAGCCGCACAGGCGTCCGAGACGCCAGGCCAGGTGGTCGTCCGGGATCTTGGGGACCCGCTCAAGCCCACCGGCGGCTACGTGATCCTCAAGGGCAACCTTGCCCCCGAAGGCTGCGTCCTGAAGGTCGCGGGCCACGAGAAGACCCACCATCGCGGACCAGCACGGGTATTCGACTGCGAGGAAGACGCCATGGCGGAGGTGATGAACGGGGGGATACAGCCCAATGACGTGGTGGTCATCCGCTACGAGGGACCGAAGGGCGGACCGGGCATGCGGGAGATGCTGGCCGTCACCGGCGCCCTTGTCGGCCGGGGCCTGGGAGAATCGGTCGCGCTCATGACCGACGGCCGTTTTTCCGGGGCAACCCACGGCTTCATGGTTGGGCACGTCGCACCCGAAGCCGCGGTGCGCGGTCCCATCGCCGCATTGCACGACGGTGATATCGTGGTCTTTGACGTGGCGTCCCGACGCCTGGACGTGGAGTTGTCCGACGAGGCCATCGCCGAACGCCTTTCCGACTGGACCGAGCGGTCATCCCGTTTCGGCGACGGCGTCATGACCAAGTACGCCCGGCTCGTTTCTTCGGCGGCCACGGGGGCGGTAACGCGGGCCTGACCGACTACTGCACGCGCACGACGGCACTCGCCCGACAGCGATTGGCGCGTTTGTAGCCATCGGCTGAATGCGTCGCGAACAAGGGAGGGCCAGGCGGACTAGGCGGACTAAACGGGCAAGGCGGACTACAATATCCCGCGGCCGAGTGCGGACAGCAGGAGTTCCACGCCCAGTTCGGCCGTGGCATTGCCCATGTCGAGAATGGGATTCAGTTCGACCAGGTCCAGGGCGCGTAGCAGTCCGCTGTCGGCCACCGTCTCCATGAGCAGGTGGGCCTCCCGGTAGCTGAGTCCACCCTTGACCGGCGTACCCACGCCCGGCGCGATGCCGGGATCGCACACGTCGAGGTCGAAGGACACGTGCACGCCCGCCGTGCCGTCCCCCGCGAGCCCCAGCGCTTTCTGGGCTACCCGGGCCATCCCAAGCTGGTCCACATCTTTCATCGTGTAGACATGGATACCGGACTCGAGCACCAGGTTGCGTTCGGCGGGGTCGAGATTGCGTACGCCGACAAGTACGGTGTGCTCCGCTCCGACGGCTGGTCCGGCCGGACCGAAACCCGACAATTCGGCAGGTTCACCGCCCAGCAGTGCGGACAGCGCCATCCCGTGGACGTTGCCGCTCGCGCTGATGCCGGGGTTATTCATGTC
The DNA window shown above is from Gemmatimonadota bacterium and carries:
- the ilvD gene encoding dihydroxy-acid dehydratase; this translates as MTDAGKRHSRTITDGPSRAPARAMLKASGFTDADLARPIIGIANTWIEIGPCTYHLRDLAEYVKEGVREAGGTPMEFNTVSISDGITMGSQGMKASLVSREVIADSIELVTIGNMFDGLIALSGCDKTIPGTVMALGRVNVPSLMLYGGSIMPGSFQQHDVTIQDVFEAVGAHASGRMTDLELKDMEDHACPGAGACGGQFTANTMAIAFEMLGISPIGSASVPATHPDKPDVGRECGRQVMELVRRNLCPRDIMTRQAFENAIAAVLTTGGSTNSVLHLLAVAQESGVDLQIEDFDRISEKTPLLADLKPGGRFVANDLFAAGGNRLVAKRMLEGGMLHEDAITVSGRTIAEEAAQASETPGQVVVRDLGDPLKPTGGYVILKGNLAPEGCVLKVAGHEKTHHRGPARVFDCEEDAMAEVMNGGIQPNDVVVIRYEGPKGGPGMREMLAVTGALVGRGLGESVALMTDGRFSGATHGFMVGHVAPEAAVRGPIAALHDGDIVVFDVASRRLDVELSDEAIAERLSDWTERSSRFGDGVMTKYARLVSSAATGAVTRA
- the rocF gene encoding arginase, yielding MNPIHIIGVPLDLGAGRRGVDMGPSAMRIAGVGERVSALGRTVTDRGDLTAPIRELCSPGDPTRKYIEDIAEVCRNLYDTALAVHRDGAVPIVLGGDHSLAAGSVVATATRARDDGERVGLLWVDAHGDMNNPGISASGNVHGMALSALLGGEPAELSGFGPAGPAVGAEHTVLVGVRNLDPAERNLVLESGIHVYTMKDVDQLGMARVAQKALGLAGDGTAGVHVSFDLDVCDPGIAPGVGTPVKGGLSYREAHLLMETVADSGLLRALDLVELNPILDMGNATAELGVELLLSALGRGIL